One genomic region from Actinocatenispora thailandica encodes:
- a CDS encoding SDR family NAD(P)-dependent oxidoreductase: protein MSESTIALVTGANKGIGYEIAAGLGALGWRVGVGGRDDRRREEAVAKLRAAGADAFGVPLDVTDDASVAAAADLIEAQAGGLDVLVNNAGITGGMPQTPTTVAAETIRAAVETNVIGVLRVTNAMLPMLRRSASPRIVNMGSSVGSLTLQTTPGAEVGPISAAYAASKTFLNALTAQYVKELADTDILINTGCPGFCATDLNGFRGVRTPEQGAQIAIRLATLPDDGPNGGFFDDNGVVPW, encoded by the coding sequence ATGAGCGAATCGACGATCGCGCTGGTGACCGGCGCGAACAAGGGCATCGGGTACGAGATCGCGGCCGGCCTCGGCGCCCTCGGCTGGCGGGTCGGGGTCGGCGGCCGGGACGACCGGCGCCGGGAGGAAGCCGTCGCGAAGCTGCGGGCCGCCGGCGCCGACGCGTTCGGCGTACCGCTGGACGTGACCGACGACGCCAGCGTGGCCGCCGCCGCCGACCTGATCGAGGCCCAGGCGGGCGGTCTCGACGTACTGGTCAACAATGCCGGCATCACCGGCGGGATGCCGCAGACCCCGACGACGGTGGCCGCCGAGACCATCCGGGCGGCGGTGGAGACCAACGTGATCGGCGTGCTGCGCGTCACCAACGCGATGCTGCCGATGCTGCGTCGCTCCGCGTCGCCGCGGATCGTGAACATGGGAAGCAGCGTCGGCTCGCTGACGCTGCAGACCACGCCGGGGGCGGAGGTCGGGCCGATCTCCGCCGCGTACGCGGCGTCGAAGACGTTCCTCAACGCGCTGACCGCGCAGTACGTCAAGGAACTGGCCGACACCGACATCCTGATCAACACCGGCTGCCCGGGGTTCTGCGCGACCGACCTGAACGGGTTCCGGGGCGTGCGGACGCCCGAGCAGGGGGCCCAGATCGCGATCCGGCTGGCCACGCTGCCGGACGACGGGCCGAACGGCGGCTTCTTCGACGACAACGGCGTCGTCCCCTGGTAA
- a CDS encoding LysR family transcriptional regulator, whose protein sequence is METRELRYFVAVAEELHFGRAAQRLGIAQPPLSRAIRQLERRLGATLLERSSRAVALTEAGATLLREGRAALDAVDAADRRTRRAAHAPAGAGRIVLVTKAGAASELLAKLLDAYAAEPGAVDVDVVLCGPGEQERLLRTGHADVGLLHLPFDRIAGLDTEVLRTEGQVAVLPAGHPLAGRAQVRMAEVAALPEQPLPRWPADDGSYPEGPGPRIRDHTQLLQLVALGRTAAVLPESVGAHLHDGLVAVPVVDAAEVTTVIAWPPQTRSRPIAALIDTATRL, encoded by the coding sequence ATGGAGACGCGGGAGCTGCGGTACTTCGTCGCGGTCGCCGAGGAGTTGCACTTCGGCCGCGCGGCGCAGCGACTCGGCATCGCGCAACCGCCGCTGTCCCGGGCGATCCGCCAGCTCGAACGGCGGCTCGGCGCGACCCTGCTGGAGCGCTCCAGCCGCGCGGTCGCGCTCACCGAGGCCGGTGCCACGTTGCTGCGGGAGGGGCGGGCCGCGCTGGACGCGGTCGACGCCGCCGATCGCCGCACCCGCCGGGCCGCCCACGCGCCGGCCGGCGCCGGCCGCATCGTGCTCGTCACCAAGGCAGGCGCCGCCAGCGAACTGCTCGCCAAGCTGCTCGACGCGTACGCCGCCGAGCCGGGCGCGGTCGACGTCGACGTGGTGCTGTGCGGCCCCGGCGAGCAGGAACGGCTGCTGCGGACCGGGCACGCCGACGTCGGCCTGCTGCATCTCCCGTTCGACCGGATTGCCGGCCTGGACACCGAGGTGCTGCGGACCGAGGGGCAGGTGGCGGTGCTGCCGGCCGGGCATCCGCTGGCCGGCCGGGCGCAGGTACGGATGGCCGAGGTCGCCGCGCTGCCCGAGCAGCCGCTGCCGCGCTGGCCGGCCGACGACGGCAGCTATCCGGAGGGCCCCGGGCCGCGGATCCGGGACCACACCCAGCTGCTTCAGCTCGTCGCGCTCGGCCGAACGGCGGCGGTGCTGCCCGAGTCGGTCGGCGCCCACCTGCACGACGGTCTGGTCGCCGTGCCGGTGGTGGACGCCGCCGAGGTCACCACGGTCATCGCCTGGCCGCCGCAGACCCGTTCCCGCCCGATCGCCGCCCTCATCGACACCGCCACCCGCCTCTGA
- a CDS encoding ArsR/SmtB family transcription factor, which translates to MSDAATETERPPLLPEPAAAELRLETVLGALADPLRMTVARKLLLESDEFDHPCGWFGFDRPKSSLTHHFKALREAGLLHQRQYGLERRSRLRTEDLNQRFPGLLDLIAATATDQDSPRPAGTDPSV; encoded by the coding sequence GTGAGCGACGCTGCAACCGAGACCGAGCGGCCACCCCTCCTTCCGGAGCCGGCCGCCGCGGAACTGCGCCTGGAGACGGTGCTCGGTGCGCTGGCCGATCCGCTGCGCATGACCGTTGCGCGCAAACTTTTGCTGGAATCGGACGAGTTCGACCACCCCTGCGGCTGGTTCGGCTTCGACCGGCCGAAATCCAGCCTCACCCACCACTTCAAGGCGCTCCGCGAAGCCGGTCTGCTCCACCAACGGCAGTACGGGCTCGAACGGCGCAGCCGGCTTCGCACCGAGGACCTCAACCAGCGGTTCCCCGGTCTCCTCGACCTCATCGCCGCCACGGCCACCGACCAGGACTCGCCGCGTCCCGCCGGCACCGACCCGTCGGTTTAG
- a CDS encoding MFS transporter, which produces MAVVSEAPTRAGTTWQLVRAAWAVTAVFALSNSPTPLYVYWQHEFGYSAGTLTVVFAAYIAGLALTLLVAGRAADRYGRKRVVVPGIGVALVSAMLFVTADGVAALIVARLLVGVAVGIVVSAGMAAVVDLGGEHRRQLTSMLASIAMVFGAGLGPLLGGVAYQATPRPVGWVFSVNIVLLVVALLGYAGLPLDRPTGRRSPGFPWPRVPHVPAPNRVHLFRGAAVFAPGLTATSFVLSLGPSLLVLAVGNTSPLLAGGAACVMFLAATGSQLVLGRLEVRRLFGLGAASTVLAMVAVLATLATRSPVLFVAAALLAGSGQGLGQLGGLRLIAQHVETDRRAEANAALNISAYLPAAILTVATGYAVGRWGMQPASATLASVLGAVGLLLGLAAARATATRASR; this is translated from the coding sequence GTGGCGGTGGTGAGCGAGGCCCCGACGCGGGCCGGGACGACCTGGCAGCTGGTCCGGGCGGCGTGGGCGGTGACGGCGGTGTTCGCGTTGTCGAACTCCCCGACCCCGCTGTACGTGTACTGGCAGCACGAGTTCGGATACTCCGCGGGGACCCTGACGGTGGTGTTCGCCGCCTACATCGCGGGCCTGGCGCTGACCCTGCTGGTCGCCGGGCGCGCGGCCGACCGGTACGGCCGGAAGCGGGTCGTCGTGCCCGGGATCGGGGTCGCGCTGGTCTCGGCGATGCTGTTCGTCACCGCCGACGGCGTCGCGGCACTGATCGTCGCCAGGCTGCTGGTCGGCGTCGCCGTCGGCATCGTGGTGTCGGCCGGCATGGCCGCGGTGGTCGACCTGGGTGGCGAGCACCGCCGCCAGCTGACCTCGATGCTCGCCTCCATCGCGATGGTCTTCGGAGCCGGGCTCGGCCCGCTCCTCGGCGGTGTCGCCTACCAGGCGACTCCGCGGCCGGTGGGGTGGGTCTTCAGCGTCAACATCGTGCTGCTGGTCGTCGCCCTGCTCGGTTACGCGGGACTGCCCCTGGACCGCCCAACCGGGCGGCGGTCCCCGGGGTTCCCGTGGCCGCGCGTTCCGCACGTACCTGCCCCGAACCGGGTCCACCTGTTCCGCGGCGCGGCCGTGTTCGCACCCGGGCTGACGGCCACCTCGTTCGTCCTGTCGCTGGGGCCGTCACTGCTGGTCCTGGCGGTGGGGAACACGTCGCCGCTGCTGGCCGGCGGCGCCGCGTGCGTGATGTTCCTCGCCGCTACCGGATCCCAGCTGGTGCTCGGTCGACTGGAGGTACGGCGCCTGTTCGGGCTCGGCGCCGCCAGCACGGTCCTGGCGATGGTCGCCGTGCTCGCGACGCTCGCGACCAGGAGCCCCGTCCTGTTCGTCGCGGCCGCCCTTCTCGCGGGCAGCGGGCAGGGACTCGGCCAGCTCGGCGGGCTGCGGCTGATCGCCCAGCACGTCGAGACCGACCGGCGGGCCGAGGCCAACGCGGCACTGAACATCAGCGCCTACCTGCCCGCCGCAATCCTCACGGTGGCCACCGGCTACGCCGTCGGCAGGTGGGGCATGCAACCGGCGAGCGCGACCCTGGCGTCCGT